The following is a genomic window from Geobacillus subterraneus.
GCGGATTGGCCAGTGTCAAGTCGACATAGCCCTCGAGGAAGGCGAAGACCGGTTTCCAATACACGCCGGTGGATTCCATGGCGACATGGGTGACGCCATGTTCTTCGAGCCACTCAAGCAGGTCGCCAAGTCCCTTCGAGAACGTGGAGAAGGTTTGAATGTCCTTTTGAATGTGTCCATCTTCTTCCCATAGCGCGCAGGCGACGATGGTTTCGGCATGAACATCCAATCCTGCGCAGCGAGGATAGATGACATCCATGATGAAAATCCTCCTTTTCGATGATCGAGTGCGCAAACAGCGAATCCACGGGAGAAATGCGGCAGTTTTCCGTTCGTCGTCACCTTTCCTCCGCATCGGGAAAGGGCGGACAATGGGTGGTGCACCCAGTGGATTCAAACACTTTTCCGTACAGGGTCTAAGCCACCATTAAGCATAACGTCCTGTTGAACTGTTTGCGCCTACTCTTCATTATGGGAAGAAAAGGGAGATTTTCATGCCCGGGTGGAGAGCAAAAATTGCTCATGGAACTTTTCCATGAAAAAAATCCTTTCTAACGTGGAGTGTTCGTTAGAAAGGATACCATGTTTTTGACGATGCACAAAGACCAAAATTCTTAACTTGATGGGTATGGGCCCCTGTCTCGCTCCTCCCCTCTGTTTCCCAACGATATGGTCGGGTGCTGTTGGTGGAAGCGGATGGACTCTGTTTCCCGCTAAGAGAAAGGGAAGCGGCTTCGGGCGTTTATCTTAATTAGGCGAGAAGACTCCCACTTCGACGAAGCGAAGCGGAGTAAGTGGGAGATGAATCGCCTTAACTATATTTTGCTGAAAATAGGATAGATTCAGTAAAATATAGTATAATATAGTTAGATGGGAGGTGAAAAAATGTATTTTTGTATCAAACAACAGCTAAATGGTTTGACCAAAGAAGAATACTTGACTCTTCGAGAACTGTGCCATATTGCCAAGAACATGTACAACGTCGGATTGTACAATGTCAGACAATACTATTTTGAACACAAGGAATTTCTTAATTATGAGAAAAACTATCATCTTGCAAAAACTAACGAAAACTATAAGCTGTTAAACAGCAACATGGCACAGCAAATTTTAAAAAAGGTCAATGAAGCCTTTAAATCTTTCTTTGGTTTGATCAGTCTTGCCAAACAAGGAAAATATGACTACAAAGCTATCAGTATTCCAAAATATCTTAAAAAAGATGGCTTTCATTCACTGATCATTGGCCAGATTCGTATAGACGGCAATAAATTCACGATACCGTATTCTCGCCTATTTAAAAAGACTCACAAGCCTATCACGATAACGATTCCGCCTGTGTTGCTGGACAAAAAGATTAAGCAGATTGAAATCATTCCTAAGCATCATGCCAGGTTCTTTGAGATTCAGTACAAATATGAAATGCCTGAAGATCAAAGAGAATTAAATGACCAAAAAGCACTGGCCATTGATTTAGGATTAAACAATCTTGCCACTTGTGTCACATCAGACGGCAGATCATTCATCATTGATGGGCGGAGATTAAAAAGTATAAATCAATGGTTTAACAAAGAAAATGCCAGACTTCAAAGCATGAAAGATAAGCAAAAAATCAAAGGCACGACTCGTAAACAGGCGTTGCTTGCTATGAATCGCAATAATAAAGTGAATGATTATATCAACAAGACTTGCCGTTACATTATTAACTACTGTATTGAAAATCAAATTGGCAAACTTGTCATTGGCTATGCGGAAACATTACAACGCAATATTAATCTAGGAAAAAAGACAAATCAAAACTTTGTCAATATTCCTCTCGGTAACATAAAAGAAAAATTAGAATATCTTTGTGAATTTTACGGCATTGAATTCTTGAAACAGGAAGAATCATATACGTCTCAAGCCAGCTTTTTTGACGGCGATGAGATTCCTGAATATAATGCCGACAATCCAAAAGAATATAAGTTCAGCGGCAAACGTATTAAGCGCGGCTTGTATCGAACAAAGTCTGGCAAACTAATTAATGCTGATGTCAATGGCGCATTAAACATCTTAAAGAAAAGTAAAGCTGTAGACCTGAGTGTCTTATGCTCTAGCGGCGAAGTGGACACGCCTCAAAGAATAAGGATTGCTTGAAGCAGTCAAACTTCTTTGGAAGCCCCCACTTCAAATTTTCGCTAGAAAATTAAGTGGGGGTAGTTCACGGACCATGATCACCCAAATCGATGGAATAGGGCGGAGAAAGGGAAGTTGGAGGAGGAAGAACCCCAGAGGGCAGCCTCGGCCCCGAAGAAGGCCAAGTGAGTCGAACAGGCCAAACGGGAGGCAGGACGGCGGTGGCGGATGTGAGGCGACAAAACATCCTGTGTCTTCAACCGTCATCGGGGACGCCCATCGATCAAGCGTTGCCGGCTCTTCGCGATGGTGGTTGGATGTAAAAAATGAGACTAAATGGAGTCACCTCATGATGAGGGATGAGAGTACAAAAGCGCTTACGGATATAAACTCCTGAAAATGGCCCAATCACCCGTGATTTCAAAATTCCATAGGGAGCCAAAAAACGTTCTCCACCAAGTCTTGGCCGACTCGAATTTCAAAAAACGATCGAATTCCCGCCGCATAAATGGTAAAATAGAAGCACAGACTAGTTCCTGTATCCTGCACGAATCAAGGAGGTTAGCCATCATGGAAGGAAAACCGATCTACTACGATGGCAGCGGTCATCTGCCTAGCGAAAATGAAAGCGGTGTCAAAAGCGAGCCGTTTACGCTCACGGATGAGATACGAAAACAAATCAGCGGCAATCCGTTTGCTGTGGAACAAAGCGAATAACCGATCCGCACGTCAATTGCCTCAAGGGCAATTTTTTTTTGGGCAAATGATTTGCCAAATTCGCATCTTCTTTCTATAATTATCTCTTGTTCGAGATATTTGGAGTAGAGATAAATGCATGTCGTTTTTACAAACGGCAAACACTAAAATGCTGAGATCATCAAGAAAGGGAGTATGCATCATGACGAAAGTATTGTACATCACCGCCCATCCCCACGACGATACACAATCGTACAGCATGGCGGTCGGGAAGGCGTTTATCGACACGTACAAGCAAGTGCATCCGGATCATGAAGTGATTCATCTCGACTTGTATAAAGAATACATTCCGGAAATCGATGTCGACGTATTCAGTGGATGGGGCAAGCTCCGTTCTGGCCAATCGTTTGAACAGCTCTCGGCCGAGGAAAAAGCGAAAGTCGGACGGATGAACGAGCTGTGCGATCAGTTCATCTCCGCGGACAAATACGTGTTCGTCACGCCGATGTGGAACTTTTCTTTCCCGCCCGTATTGAAAGCGTACATTGACGCGGTGGCGGTGGCCGGAAAAACGTTCAAGTATACCGAACAAGGGCCGGTTGGGCTGCTCACCGATAAAAAAGCACTCCACATTCAGGCGCGCGGCGGTTTTTATTCGGAAGGCCCAGCGGCAGCGATGGAAATGGGACACCGCTATTTAAGCGTCATTATGCAGTTTTTCGGCGTGCCATCATTTGAAGGCTTATTCGTCGAGGGGCATGCGGCCGTGCCGGAAAAAGCGGAAGAAATTAAGGCAAACGCCATTGCCCGGGCGAAAGACTTGGCCCATACATTTTGATCCATGCGGGCAAGATTTGTTTTTCTATTCCGCTGCGGCAGGAAATATTGCTTGGGAAATGGCTCTCGGCTCATCGAGGGAGGTTCTCCGTTCGGAGGGCCTCTTTTTTTGTTGTATCAGCCGCATGAAACAGAAACGTACTGCGACGTTCGTATACGCCAGTTAGACAACGTATGGTATAATAAACCATATAAACGAAGAGTGGAGGTTCACCGTTTGTGAACGAACATAGACAAAACGAGTTAATGCGTCTGCACAGCGCGGCGGCAGCGTTGGCGGCCATGCTGTTTGGCTTGCTTTTGTTCGTTGCAGGGCGGCTCCCTTTTTCGCCTAGTTTCTATCATTCTATTCATCTTGCTTTAGGGCTTGCCGCCGTTGTCGTCTGTTGGCTTGTCGCCGTGCAAGGGTGGGTCGTGTTTCCTCACACGCTGTCGATGGAACGGCTTGTGATGGGGGCGCTGTTTTTCTCCTCAGGGACGCTGTTTTCGTTTCATTTTCTCCTTTCATTCTCAGACGTCGGTGAGGCGTCGCTGTTTTCGCTTGCCGCTCGCTTTACGATCGCTTGGGGGCTGCTCTTTTTATTTTCGCGTCCGGACGAGGTGATGGAGCGTCGCAGCGGCCAGCGTTGGCAGGCGTTTTTAGCCGCCTTTGCTTATACAGTGGCGGTTGGGCTATTCATTCATGTTACGGCGCCGCTTTGGCTGGAAGATCGGACGAGCCGCTGGCCGCTTTGGTGGCAGGCGGGAGAAGGGGCGGTCGGTTTGCTTGATGCGGCCGCGGCTGCGCTTGTATGGCGTCGCTATCGGCAGGGCGGCTCTCCTGCACTCTTGTACTGGCTGATGGCGTTGCTGCTGTTTGCCTTTGGCCAAGTGCTGCTTCTGCTCGGCAACGGGCATGTGCTATGGGGGCAGCTGTACGAAGTGGCCGGATTTTTGTATGTCGTGCGCGCGATGTATGTGGAAACGATCGAAAAGCCATATGTGGAGCTGAAGCAACACGAACAGCAGCTGGAAATGATGGCGAACGCCCTTGGCGAGGGGTTGATGATGTTAGACCGGGATGGACAAATCGTTTGGATGAACCCGGAAGCCGGTCGGCTGATCGGTGTCGTCCCTGAGGAAGCGAAAGGAAAGCCGTTATTTTCCTTTGTATCGCTCGCCGGGCCGAACGGTGACGCGTGGGATTGGAAGCAGCTGCGCCGTGTTGTCAAACGGCTGAAAAGCGGCGAAGTGATTCGCGTCGAAGAAGAGCCGTTTTGTCGTCGCGACGGCGTTTGTTTGCCGGTGAGCTATACGCTGGCGCCAGTGATGGAAAACGGCGCACTGACGGGGCTAGTCGCCGTGCTGCGCGACGTGACAGAGAAAAAAGAGAAGGAGCGGCTTGAACGCGAGCGTGAACAGCTCGATTTTGAACTGTCGCTCGCTGCGAATATGCAGCGATCGCTCTTGCAGACGTCTTCGAAAGCGAACTTGCCGTCCTATGTCGACATCGGCGTCCTCAGCGTTCCTGCTCGGGTATTAAGCGGCGATTTTTACCACTTTTCCGTCCACCAAACATCCGTCTCAGTCGGCATTGCCGATGTGTCGGGAAAAGGCATTCCAGCCGCGATGCTGATGACATTGATGAAATTTATTTTAGACCGGACCGTTCATTACGGGACGCAGCCGCATGTGTATCTTGACTTGTTGAACCGGTTCGCCTATGATTACACAGAACCGTCGATGTTTGTGACGATGTTTGTCGGCAATTACAACGAAAAAACACACACGTTTTCGTATGCGTGCGCCGGGCATGAGCCGGCGCTTCTATACCGGGCGAAAACGAAACAATGCGTCCCGCTGCACGCCAAAGGATGCGCGCTCGGCTTGTTTCCGCAATTTTCGTTTGAAACTAAATCGGTGGTGCTAGAACCCGGTGATTTTGTGCTGTTGTACACGGACGGCGTGACAGAAAAGCGCGGAGAAGAAGCGGCCGATGACTTTTCCGTCCTCGCCTCAATGGTCGCACGAGTCAACCTCGACCAGCCTGCCGCACAAACCGTCCGCGAGTTGTACGAGCAGGTGAAGGCGTATCACCAATACGAACAAAAAGACGATCAGACGTTGCTTTTATTGCGCCGCCGTTGACATCAGCGTTCAGATCGCCCGATGCGTAAGGCGGCGCTTTCTTCTGCCGTTATGACGGATAGGCGGTGGCAAGCTGCCGCTTCAGCTTTTCGATCGCCCGCTTTTGAATGCGGCTGATCGTCATTTGCGAGACGCCGAGCTGTTCGGCGAGCGAGCGCTGCGTTTCTCCGCGGCGGAACACCGCCTCGATGACGATCCGCTCCTGCTCGCTCAGCTTGCCGATCGCTTCCTGCAAGTCAAGCCGCTCGATGAGCGCCTCGACCTCGTCCGTTTCATCAGCAAGAAATTCGCCGATGGTTGTCGCGTCCTTTTCCCCGTCCTGCACCGGGGCATCGATGGAAATCGCCTGATAATGGTCGCGGCCAGCCAAAATCTCAATCGTTTCTTCGACCGATAACCCTAAATGGCTCGCGATTTCCTCGATGTTCGGCGACCGCTCAAGCGTAACGGTCAGCTCATCGATCGCCTTCTGCACTTTGCTTCCTTTTTCTTTCACCCGGCGCGGCACCTGGATATACCACGCTTTGTCGCGCAAATAATTTTTCATATAACCGATCAAGCTTTTCATCGCGTACGATTCGAAGCTTGTTCCTTGCTTCGGGTCGTAATGCTCAAGGAGGCGCAAAAACGATAACCGCCCGACTTGAAATAAATCCTCGTAAAAATCGGGGCGGCTGCGCGCCATTTTTTTGGCCGCGGCCGCAATGAGCGGCTCGAAGCGAACGAGCAGCGCCGTCGCCGCTTCTTCCGTCTTTGTCTGTTGATAGGCGGAAATGAGGGCGTCAAGCTTGCTCTTGGACAGAGGAGGGGGATATACATTCATGGGCATGCTCTCCTTCGCCGCGATGGCGGAATTTCGTCAGGCGGACTTCTGTTCCGCTTGTTGTCGTGACACTCACATCGTCCATGAGCGCTTCCATTAAAAAGAGGCCGAGACCGCCGATTTTGACGTCCTTAAGCGGCTTAGCGGACAATGGGGCCGCTTGCTTCGCCGCCTGTTTGTAATCAAATCCTTTCCCTTCATCTTTAACGATGATCGTTAAGGCATCGGCACCCATCTCAAAGCGGAGATGAATCATTCCCCTTTTTCCGTTGTACGCATGCAAAACAGCGTTATTGCACGCCTCGGAAACAGCGACTTTCATATCTTCAATCTCTTCATATGAGAATCCCATCTTAGCGGCCAGCCCATACAACGTCAAACGCGCGACATCGATAAACTGTGCATCGGCTGGAATCGATAGCTGTACGACGGTTTCGTGCTCTTTCATGATTGGCCCCCGACCCTTTCTGTCGTATCGTTCGTTTCGGAAAAAAAGTAAGATACTCCCGTTAAGTCAAACAAGCGCTGCACTTTGGGCGGCACGTTCTCAATGGCAAACTGCGCTCCTTGTTTCTTTCTCGTTTTCAACAGTGCGACAAACATGCCGATGCCGGTGCTGTCGATATACGTCAATTCGTCTAAACGGATGACAAGCAGTTTCCTTGCATCATTGGCGAGCGGCTCGACGGCGCGCCGAAACTGCTCGGCTGCCGCTAAATCAAGCTCCCCTTTTATGTATACTACGTGCCGGTCTGACTGTTCGTCATGAACGATATGAAATCGTTTCCTGTCCATGTTCGTTCACCTCAAATGATCGATCGTTTGTCTTCAGGATCGTTAATCAGGTTGTCCGCCGCTTAGGCGTTTACAATGGATATACCCATATTTTATACTATTTGAAACAGAAAAGGGGCGGAGATGATCCATGTTCGAAAAATGGAAAGAATGGGCGAGGGCGCTGAAACGGGAAATTTTTGTCTTGTATTCAGCCAGTCGCGATCGGCGCGTCTCTGTCTGGCTGCGGCTCTTTATGCTTGGCGTTGCGGCGTATGCGTTCAGCCCGGTCGATTTGATCCCCGATTTCGTTCCGGTTCTCGGGTACGTGGATGATTTGTTGCTTGTGCCGCTGGGCATTTACTTGGCGCTAAAATGGCTGCCGAAAGACATCGCCGCTGAACACCGGGCAAAGGCGGAAGAGCTCGCTGGGCGCGGCAAGCCGACCAACTGGGTCGCCGGGGCGCTGATCATCCTTTTATACGTGTGGCTTGGCGTTTGGCTGCTTCGGTGGTTGATTTCGCGGACATTTTGATCTTCCCGTCCGCTTTTTTCGATGGCGGAGGCGGGGGATTTGCCCATTAAGCAGGCCGCGTCATGATTGTTCAGGCTTTCCCGTTCCGTTCGCTTTGACGCTGGTGTCTTTTGGGCTACAATGATAAAAGGGAAAAAGCCGATGGCAAAGGAGTTGCTCGCAATGCCGATTCTCAAAAACGACTGGGCTCCGCTGCTTGAAGAGGAGTTTCAAAAGCCGTACTACTTAAAGCTGCGCGAGTTTTTAAAAGAGGAGTACCGGACGCGGACAATTTATCCGGATATGCACGATATTTTCAACGCCCTTCATTATACACCGTATGCAAACGTCAAAGTCGTGCTGCTCGGGCAAGATCCGTACCACGGACCGGGGCAGGCGCACGGGCTTAGTTTTTCCGTCAAGCCGGGCGTGCCGGTGCCGCCGTCCTTAGCGAACATTTTTAAAGAGCTGCATGACGACCTTGGCTGCTATATACCAGATAACGGCTATCTCGTCAAATGGGCTGAGCAAGGGGTGCTGTTGTTAAACACGGTGTTGACGGTCCGCCGCGGCCAGGCGAACTCCCATCGCGGCAAAGGGTGGGAATATTTCACTGACCGCGTCATTGAGCTCGTCAACGAAAAAGACGATCCGGTCGTCTTTTTGCTTTGGGGCCGGAACGCGCAAGAGAAAAAAGAACGGATTACGAATCCGCGCCATCTGATTATTGAAGCGCCGCACCCGAGCCCGTTTTCCGCCGCGCGCGGCTTTTTCGGCCATCGCCCGTTTTCGCGGACGAACGCGTTTTTAACCAAGCACGGACGCGAACCGATCGATTGGCAAATCGAGAACATCGGCGCCCGCGCTGAATGAAGAAAGGGGGAAGACATCATGACGATCTCTTTGGCGGCGGTTGTCGCCAAAATGGAAGACGAATTGCGCAAGGCAAAGGCGGCCCATGACCCGCAGCGGATGCGTGAACATGTCGCTGCCATTCGCGTTTTATGCGATTTGATGCTGGAAACGACAGGCCAGCCGCAACCGTCCGTTCCGTCTGTCTCGACAGAGTCGCTTGCCGTCGGCGGGCCGATTTCGGTTGCTGGCGGGCTTTCGCTTGGAGCCGTTTCTGTCGGGGGACGCTCCCCTGACATTGACGATGAGGCGAACGGGGAGTCGTTGTTGGATTTTTGAGGGGGCAACGAAACACCGTGGAAAACGGTCTTCTCCACGGGGAATGTTGATCAACAGAACTCCGTTGAATCGCTTGCCTTTGTTTGCGCCAAAAAACAAGAAGCGGTTCACCGGCTTGGATGCGGGTCTTGCCGGTGGCGCTCCCGATTGACCGGTTCTGTCGAGTGAAGTGGCTGACATTCATTAGTAATTTGTTGTCGGGGAACATTCCCATTATATTAGTCAACTACCCACCACTTAAAGCCTAACGGCTTTTGAAGTGGGGGCTTGGCAAGCCCTAGTTGACTACCCTCAGCCATTCAATGGCTACGTTGGAAGGGTCATGACACTTACGGATGCTCCTCCAGTCCGTAACCCTGTCGCAGATGGTTAAAAGCTCTGATGGGTAGGAGCGGTGCTGTCTGCCGAACAAGCCCTTCCAACATTGGGGAGGAGGAACTCACTCCTGAAAGGAGCATGGAACAGTTGGTTGATTTTGATAACAAACCGTAAAAAATCGTACCAAAACGTGACCCTTGGTTTTGGTACGAACTGTTCTGTGCTTTCTAGCCTGAGTGAGTGTGACACCCGAAAGGGTGGCTGCACGATGAACTACGTTGGAAGGTCAGGTGAAGTGCCACATTCGGATGTTGCTCCAGTCCGAATCCATGGCAGCCGTGAGGAAGACCGTTGCCTAGGTCATGGCAACCCAACACCGAAACGGCATGCCCTCCTTCCGACATTGGCGAGGAGCGTAATTCCCGCAAGGAGGTTGGTCAGAGATGACCTACGCATTTGTTTTAGACAAAACGGGAAACAAACTTTCCCCGACAAAGGAAAATAAAGCTTGGTATTTGATACGCAAACAGCGGGCAACGTTGGTTCAACGGTTTCCAATGGTCATTCGACTGAACAAAACGATACCGAAGGAAGCTATCGATACAACGCCCATTCGGGCAGGGATTGACGATGGTGCCAAATATGTCGGCATCGCCTTGGTACAAAACGGAAAAACCAAAAACAAACCGATTTTAAAAGGGTTTTTGGAACACCGCCAAGATGTCAAAGACAAAATAGATGCAAGAAGGGCATATCGTAGATACCGAAGAAGCTACAAACGGTATCGTCCCAAACGCTTTCACCATCGTTCTTCATCCAAACGAACAGGTCGGATTCCTCCCACGATTCGGCAAAAGAAAGAAGCCGTCTTGCGCGTCATTCAACAACTTCACAAATGGACGCGAATAAATTTCATCCATTTGGAAGATGTACAAATCGATATCCGCGCCATTGAAAATGGCTACCAACCTTATCGGTGGGAATACCATCAATCCAACCGTTTGGATGAAAACATTCGGAAAGCGGTGATTTTACGAGACCAAAACACCTGCCAAAAATGCGGCAGAACGAATTGCCGAATCGAAGTGCATCACATCATCCCAAGAAGATTGGG
Proteins encoded in this region:
- a CDS encoding RNA-guided endonuclease InsQ/TnpB family protein yields the protein MYFCIKQQLNGLTKEEYLTLRELCHIAKNMYNVGLYNVRQYYFEHKEFLNYEKNYHLAKTNENYKLLNSNMAQQILKKVNEAFKSFFGLISLAKQGKYDYKAISIPKYLKKDGFHSLIIGQIRIDGNKFTIPYSRLFKKTHKPITITIPPVLLDKKIKQIEIIPKHHARFFEIQYKYEMPEDQRELNDQKALAIDLGLNNLATCVTSDGRSFIIDGRRLKSINQWFNKENARLQSMKDKQKIKGTTRKQALLAMNRNNKVNDYINKTCRYIINYCIENQIGKLVIGYAETLQRNINLGKKTNQNFVNIPLGNIKEKLEYLCEFYGIEFLKQEESYTSQASFFDGDEIPEYNADNPKEYKFSGKRIKRGLYRTKSGKLINADVNGALNILKKSKAVDLSVLCSSGEVDTPQRIRIA
- a CDS encoding FMN-dependent NADH-azoreductase; this translates as MTKVLYITAHPHDDTQSYSMAVGKAFIDTYKQVHPDHEVIHLDLYKEYIPEIDVDVFSGWGKLRSGQSFEQLSAEEKAKVGRMNELCDQFISADKYVFVTPMWNFSFPPVLKAYIDAVAVAGKTFKYTEQGPVGLLTDKKALHIQARGGFYSEGPAAAMEMGHRYLSVIMQFFGVPSFEGLFVEGHAAVPEKAEEIKANAIARAKDLAHTF
- a CDS encoding SpoIIE family protein phosphatase, whose product is MRLHSAAAALAAMLFGLLLFVAGRLPFSPSFYHSIHLALGLAAVVVCWLVAVQGWVVFPHTLSMERLVMGALFFSSGTLFSFHFLLSFSDVGEASLFSLAARFTIAWGLLFLFSRPDEVMERRSGQRWQAFLAAFAYTVAVGLFIHVTAPLWLEDRTSRWPLWWQAGEGAVGLLDAAAAALVWRRYRQGGSPALLYWLMALLLFAFGQVLLLLGNGHVLWGQLYEVAGFLYVVRAMYVETIEKPYVELKQHEQQLEMMANALGEGLMMLDRDGQIVWMNPEAGRLIGVVPEEAKGKPLFSFVSLAGPNGDAWDWKQLRRVVKRLKSGEVIRVEEEPFCRRDGVCLPVSYTLAPVMENGALTGLVAVLRDVTEKKEKERLEREREQLDFELSLAANMQRSLLQTSSKANLPSYVDIGVLSVPARVLSGDFYHFSVHQTSVSVGIADVSGKGIPAAMLMTLMKFILDRTVHYGTQPHVYLDLLNRFAYDYTEPSMFVTMFVGNYNEKTHTFSYACAGHEPALLYRAKTKQCVPLHAKGCALGLFPQFSFETKSVVLEPGDFVLLYTDGVTEKRGEEAADDFSVLASMVARVNLDQPAAQTVRELYEQVKAYHQYEQKDDQTLLLLRRR
- a CDS encoding sigma-70 family RNA polymerase sigma factor — protein: MNVYPPPLSKSKLDALISAYQQTKTEEAATALLVRFEPLIAAAAKKMARSRPDFYEDLFQVGRLSFLRLLEHYDPKQGTSFESYAMKSLIGYMKNYLRDKAWYIQVPRRVKEKGSKVQKAIDELTVTLERSPNIEEIASHLGLSVEETIEILAGRDHYQAISIDAPVQDGEKDATTIGEFLADETDEVEALIERLDLQEAIGKLSEQERIVIEAVFRRGETQRSLAEQLGVSQMTISRIQKRAIEKLKRQLATAYPS
- the rsbW gene encoding anti-sigma B factor RsbW, which translates into the protein MKEHETVVQLSIPADAQFIDVARLTLYGLAAKMGFSYEEIEDMKVAVSEACNNAVLHAYNGKRGMIHLRFEMGADALTIIVKDEGKGFDYKQAAKQAAPLSAKPLKDVKIGGLGLFLMEALMDDVSVTTTSGTEVRLTKFRHRGEGEHAHECISPSSVQEQA
- a CDS encoding STAS domain-containing protein translates to MDRKRFHIVHDEQSDRHVVYIKGELDLAAAEQFRRAVEPLANDARKLLVIRLDELTYIDSTGIGMFVALLKTRKKQGAQFAIENVPPKVQRLFDLTGVSYFFSETNDTTERVGGQS
- a CDS encoding YkvA family protein is translated as MFEKWKEWARALKREIFVLYSASRDRRVSVWLRLFMLGVAAYAFSPVDLIPDFVPVLGYVDDLLLVPLGIYLALKWLPKDIAAEHRAKAEELAGRGKPTNWVAGALIILLYVWLGVWLLRWLISRTF
- a CDS encoding uracil-DNA glycosylase, producing MPILKNDWAPLLEEEFQKPYYLKLREFLKEEYRTRTIYPDMHDIFNALHYTPYANVKVVLLGQDPYHGPGQAHGLSFSVKPGVPVPPSLANIFKELHDDLGCYIPDNGYLVKWAEQGVLLLNTVLTVRRGQANSHRGKGWEYFTDRVIELVNEKDDPVVFLLWGRNAQEKKERITNPRHLIIEAPHPSPFSAARGFFGHRPFSRTNAFLTKHGREPIDWQIENIGARAE
- a CDS encoding YwdI family protein, giving the protein MTISLAAVVAKMEDELRKAKAAHDPQRMREHVAAIRVLCDLMLETTGQPQPSVPSVSTESLAVGGPISVAGGLSLGAVSVGGRSPDIDDEANGESLLDF
- the iscB gene encoding RNA-guided endonuclease IscB — protein: MTYAFVLDKTGNKLSPTKENKAWYLIRKQRATLVQRFPMVIRLNKTIPKEAIDTTPIRAGIDDGAKYVGIALVQNGKTKNKPILKGFLEHRQDVKDKIDARRAYRRYRRSYKRYRPKRFHHRSSSKRTGRIPPTIRQKKEAVLRVIQQLHKWTRINFIHLEDVQIDIRAIENGYQPYRWEYHQSNRLDENIRKAVILRDQNTCQKCGRTNCRIEVHHIIPRRLGGSNSIYNLICLCSDCHKEVTGNELAYKDEFFQKINGRPVRYWDAMHVMQGKMYLRKELETVAPVILTTGGDTANKRIDWGIEKSHANDAIVITDSFVTNEQCAIKEWHIKPMRRRSNKKTDEVDGFRHRDVVRYTKRNGETYVGYITALYPDKKQCNLTTIDGKVLKRYGLNRLTLIHRFKNLYWF